The Natrinema salaciae genome includes a window with the following:
- the gfcR gene encoding transcriptional regulator GfcR — protein sequence MKNVDDLIESAAELAARGLSKGEIADELNVSRETASWLVERSSTTPQPTEPSTQQPESGPSSPQDIHVDWSAIGRDSKRMSAIASAMADMLAKHGEDVDLTIGIEKAGGPIATLVARELETDLGTYTPAKHQWEEGDIEELGGTFSRNFAGIRDRECYVVDDTITSGTTMRETIEAIRADGGKPLACVVLADKQGLEELEGVPVYSLLQVISVGKDE from the coding sequence ATGAAAAACGTCGACGACCTGATCGAGAGCGCGGCCGAGCTCGCGGCTCGGGGCCTCTCGAAGGGCGAAATCGCCGACGAGCTGAACGTCTCGCGGGAGACCGCGAGCTGGCTCGTCGAGCGCAGCAGTACCACCCCTCAGCCGACCGAACCCTCGACGCAGCAACCGGAGAGCGGTCCGAGCAGTCCGCAGGACATCCACGTCGACTGGTCTGCGATCGGCCGGGACAGCAAACGGATGAGCGCGATCGCCTCCGCGATGGCCGATATGCTCGCCAAACACGGCGAGGACGTCGACCTGACGATCGGCATCGAGAAGGCTGGCGGCCCCATCGCCACGCTCGTCGCCCGGGAACTCGAGACCGACCTCGGGACCTACACTCCCGCGAAACACCAGTGGGAAGAAGGCGACATCGAGGAACTCGGCGGCACCTTCTCGCGGAACTTCGCTGGGATCCGCGACCGCGAGTGTTACGTCGTCGACGACACCATCACCAGCGGCACGACCATGCGCGAGACCATCGAGGCCATCCGCGCCGACGGCGGAAAGCCGCTAGCGTGTGTCGTCCTCGCCGACAAACAGGGGCTCGAAGAGCTCGAGGGCGTCCCCGTCTACTCGCTGTTGCAGGTCATCAGCGTCGGCAAAGACGAGTAG
- a CDS encoding transcription initiation factor IIB, whose protein sequence is MTRSTRQRERTRETDETEDQEGVRACPECESDNLVKDSDRGELICEDCGLVVEEEQIDPGPEWRAFNHQERQEKSRVGAPTTQTMHDKGLTTTIDWKDKDAYGRSISSKKRSQMHRLRKWQERIRTKDAGERNLQFALSEIDRMASALGVPRSVREVASVIYRRALKEDLIRGRSIEGVATSALYAACRKEGIPRSLEEISEVSRVERKEIGRTYRYISQELGLEMRPVDPKKYVPRFCSELELSEEVQTKANEIIEKTAEEGLLSGKSPTGYAAAAIYAASLLCNEKKTQREVADVAQVTEVTIRNRYQEQIEAMGIHG, encoded by the coding sequence ATGACACGGTCCACCCGCCAGCGGGAGCGAACGCGCGAGACGGACGAGACCGAGGATCAGGAGGGGGTACGTGCCTGTCCCGAGTGTGAATCGGATAATCTCGTTAAGGACTCCGACCGGGGTGAGCTCATCTGTGAAGACTGTGGGCTCGTCGTGGAGGAAGAACAGATCGATCCCGGCCCGGAGTGGCGGGCGTTCAACCACCAGGAACGTCAGGAGAAGTCCCGCGTCGGCGCGCCGACGACCCAGACGATGCACGACAAGGGACTGACCACGACCATCGACTGGAAGGACAAGGACGCCTACGGCCGCTCGATCTCCTCGAAGAAGCGCAGTCAGATGCATCGACTGCGCAAGTGGCAAGAGCGTATCCGAACCAAAGACGCCGGCGAGCGAAATCTCCAGTTCGCGCTGAGCGAGATCGACCGCATGGCGTCCGCACTCGGCGTTCCGCGCTCGGTCCGCGAGGTCGCATCGGTCATCTACCGCCGCGCACTCAAGGAAGACCTCATCCGCGGGCGCTCGATCGAGGGCGTCGCGACCTCCGCGCTGTACGCGGCCTGTCGGAAGGAAGGGATCCCGCGAAGCCTCGAGGAAATCTCGGAAGTCTCCCGCGTCGAACGCAAAGAGATCGGTCGCACGTATCGATACATCTCGCAGGAACTCGGCCTCGAGATGCGTCCCGTCGACCCGAAAAAGTACGTCCCGCGCTTCTGTTCTGAACTCGAACTGTCCGAAGAGGTCCAGACCAAGGCCAACGAGATCATCGAGAAGACGGCCGAGGAAGGGTTGCTCTCCGGCAAGTCACCCACGGGCTACGCCGCAGCCGCGATCTACGCCGCCTCGCTGCTCTGCAACGAGAAGAAGACCCAGCGCGAGGTCGCCGACGTCGCACAGGTGACCGAGGTGACGATCCGGAACCGGTATCAGGAACAGATCGAAGCGATGGGCATTCACGGCTGA
- the rnhA gene encoding ribonuclease HI — MPVIECDVEAARERLEEAGVAVDSGNTDHERWRASRGSATAVAYDDKVVVQGSNPRELEALLRESGGRAHLYFDGGSRGNPGPAGIGWVIVTGDGIVAEGGETIGRATNNQAEYEALITVLEAANDYDYDEVHVRGDSELIVKQVRGEYDTNDPELREKRVTVHELLQSFDEWTLEHVPREVNSRADELANEALDRA; from the coding sequence ATGCCGGTTATCGAGTGCGACGTCGAGGCAGCTCGCGAACGGCTCGAGGAGGCGGGTGTCGCCGTCGACTCGGGGAACACCGACCACGAACGCTGGCGAGCGAGTCGCGGATCGGCGACCGCCGTCGCCTACGACGACAAAGTCGTGGTCCAGGGGTCGAACCCGCGCGAGCTCGAGGCGCTGCTCAGGGAGAGTGGTGGGCGCGCACACCTCTATTTCGACGGCGGCTCTCGCGGGAACCCCGGGCCGGCCGGGATCGGGTGGGTGATCGTCACCGGCGACGGGATCGTCGCCGAGGGCGGCGAGACCATCGGCCGTGCGACGAACAATCAGGCCGAGTACGAGGCGCTGATAACGGTGCTCGAGGCCGCGAACGACTACGATTACGACGAGGTCCACGTCCGCGGCGACTCCGAACTCATCGTCAAACAGGTCCGCGGCGAGTACGACACCAACGATCCCGAGCTCCGCGAGAAGCGCGTGACGGTCCACGAGCTGCTGCAGTCGTTCGACGAGTGGACGCTCGAGCACGTTCCGCGCGAGGTCAACAGCCGTGCGGACGAACTCGCGAACGAGGCGCTCGATCGAGCGTAG
- a CDS encoding DUF7108 family protein, whose protein sequence is MSDRNAIDAGGDGGEAEADGELPRGVVDEIERVTRLERAAVDDNEVEAYENRRDKLLDEHGFTSRVRDDDGDDVLVCHPEEWHEDGIIRTDRIDDIDRAVEVPLEGTDDPDDWEAVDEHNRAVVADVREAHGDIHGDNAAILADFAGNHYAKPMESLTSEELAEFRTEYVVRNAWPSEKQRDVIAESIRLVFEAVDEPVPKR, encoded by the coding sequence ATGAGCGATCGGAACGCGATCGACGCCGGCGGAGACGGGGGCGAGGCCGAAGCCGACGGGGAGCTCCCCAGAGGCGTCGTCGACGAAATCGAACGAGTGACCCGACTCGAGCGCGCTGCGGTCGACGACAACGAGGTCGAGGCCTACGAGAATCGACGCGACAAACTCCTCGACGAGCACGGCTTCACGTCTCGAGTCCGCGACGACGACGGCGACGACGTGCTCGTGTGCCACCCCGAGGAGTGGCACGAGGACGGCATCATCAGGACCGACCGCATCGACGACATCGACCGCGCGGTCGAAGTCCCGCTCGAAGGGACGGACGACCCGGACGACTGGGAGGCGGTCGACGAACACAACCGAGCGGTCGTCGCGGACGTCAGGGAGGCCCACGGCGACATCCACGGCGACAACGCGGCGATACTCGCGGACTTCGCGGGCAATCACTACGCGAAGCCGATGGAGTCCCTGACGAGCGAGGAGCTCGCGGAGTTTCGGACCGAGTACGTCGTTCGGAACGCCTGGCCGTCGGAAAAACAACGGGACGTGATCGCGGAGTCGATTCGACTCGTCTTCGAGGCGGTCGACGAGCCGGTCCCGAAGCGGTAG
- a CDS encoding PadR family transcriptional regulator, protein MSEAQSITGEQSIARELTAFQNNILVILAKEPMYGLAIKRELEDYYGTEVNHGRLYPNLDELVDLGLVEKSELDKRTNQYSLTDDGYDAVLDGLQWTLSKVVTGDDRADEISEIVENSY, encoded by the coding sequence ATGTCAGAGGCACAATCAATCACCGGCGAACAGAGTATCGCGCGCGAACTCACGGCGTTCCAGAACAACATCCTCGTCATCCTCGCCAAGGAGCCGATGTACGGGCTGGCGATCAAGCGAGAACTCGAGGACTACTACGGGACGGAAGTGAACCACGGTCGACTCTACCCCAACCTCGACGAACTCGTCGACCTCGGACTGGTCGAGAAGAGCGAACTCGACAAGCGGACCAACCAGTACTCGCTGACCGACGACGGCTACGACGCCGTCCTCGACGGGCTTCAGTGGACCCTCTCGAAGGTCGTCACGGGCGACGACCGCGCGGACGAGATCAGCGAGATCGTCGAGAACAGCTACTAG
- a CDS encoding inorganic diphosphatase, translating into MVNLWEDLETGPNPPEEIYAVVECLKGERNKYEYDKDVPGVVLDRVLHSNVHYPSDYGFIPQSYYDDEDPFDVLVLVEDQTFPGCVIEARPVALMKMDDDGEQDDKVIAVPSEDPRYDHIEDLDDIPQQQLDEIDEFFATYKNLEEGKEVETQGWEDKQAAYDAIEHAQDLYDEHF; encoded by the coding sequence ATGGTCAACCTCTGGGAAGACCTCGAGACCGGACCGAATCCGCCGGAAGAGATCTACGCCGTCGTGGAGTGTCTCAAGGGCGAGCGCAACAAGTACGAGTACGACAAGGACGTACCGGGCGTGGTCCTCGACCGCGTCCTCCACAGCAACGTCCACTACCCGAGCGACTACGGGTTCATCCCGCAGTCCTACTACGACGACGAGGACCCCTTCGACGTGCTCGTTCTCGTCGAGGACCAGACGTTCCCCGGGTGCGTCATCGAGGCCCGTCCCGTCGCGTTGATGAAGATGGACGACGACGGCGAACAGGACGACAAGGTCATCGCCGTCCCCTCGGAGGACCCGCGGTACGATCACATCGAGGATCTCGACGACATCCCACAGCAGCAACTCGACGAGATCGACGAGTTCTTCGCGACCTACAAGAACCTGGAGGAGGGCAAGGAAGTCGAGACGCAGGGCTGGGAGGACAAGCAGGCGGCCTACGACGCGATCGAGCACGCCCAGGACCTCTACGACGAGCACTTCTAG
- a CDS encoding alkaline phosphatase family protein: MGLFDRIRGDGDPRVAFIGVDGVPYSLLSENEELFPNFAALADEGTADEISSIVPPESSACWPSLTTGMNPGETGVYGFQDREVGTYDTYVPMGRDVQADRVWDRVQENGRKATVMNVPVTFPPQRDVQRMVSGFLSPGLDKAAYPDDVRDYLETLDYRIDVNPKLGHQEDKSEFIEDAHATVDAQYEAFQHYIEEDDWDLFFGVFMTTDRVNHFLFKDYERDGEYREEFIDFYRKVDDYIGRLRESLPDDVTLIVASDHGFTSLDYEVHFNEWLREEGWLSFETDDPEELSDIADDTMAYSFIPGRFYINLEGREPRGSVPEDEYDAVRDELKADLEALEGPNGNAVVDRVVEKEEAFRGDHDDIAPDLVAIPNKGFDLKSGFKADAEIFDTGPRNGMHSFDDTSLYIDDPDATIENADLFDITPTILDLMDVDYGRSEFDGASLL, translated from the coding sequence ATGGGTCTGTTCGACCGAATACGGGGCGACGGCGATCCCCGGGTCGCGTTTATCGGGGTCGACGGCGTGCCGTATAGTCTCCTCTCGGAGAACGAGGAACTGTTTCCAAACTTCGCTGCGCTCGCCGACGAGGGGACCGCTGACGAGATCTCGAGCATCGTTCCGCCGGAATCCAGCGCCTGCTGGCCGTCCCTGACGACCGGGATGAACCCCGGAGAAACGGGCGTCTACGGCTTTCAGGATCGGGAAGTCGGTACCTACGACACCTACGTCCCGATGGGCCGCGACGTCCAGGCCGACCGCGTCTGGGACCGCGTTCAGGAAAACGGCCGCAAGGCGACGGTCATGAACGTCCCCGTCACCTTCCCGCCCCAGCGCGACGTCCAGCGGATGGTTTCCGGGTTCCTTTCGCCCGGGTTAGACAAAGCGGCCTACCCCGACGACGTCCGCGACTACCTCGAGACGCTCGATTATCGGATCGACGTCAATCCGAAACTCGGTCATCAGGAGGACAAATCCGAGTTCATCGAGGACGCGCACGCGACCGTCGACGCCCAGTACGAGGCCTTCCAGCACTACATCGAGGAGGACGACTGGGACCTGTTCTTCGGCGTCTTCATGACGACCGACCGTGTCAACCACTTCCTCTTCAAAGACTACGAACGGGACGGCGAGTACAGAGAGGAGTTCATCGACTTCTACCGGAAGGTCGACGACTATATCGGCCGCCTCCGCGAGTCGCTGCCCGACGACGTCACGCTGATCGTCGCCTCCGACCACGGCTTCACCAGCCTCGACTACGAGGTCCACTTCAACGAGTGGCTCCGAGAGGAGGGGTGGCTCTCCTTCGAGACCGACGATCCCGAGGAACTGAGCGACATCGCCGACGACACGATGGCCTACTCGTTCATCCCCGGCCGATTCTACATCAATCTCGAGGGCCGCGAACCCCGCGGCTCCGTTCCCGAGGACGAGTACGACGCGGTCCGCGACGAACTCAAGGCCGACCTCGAGGCGCTCGAGGGGCCGAACGGCAACGCGGTCGTCGACCGGGTCGTCGAGAAGGAGGAGGCCTTCCGCGGCGACCACGACGACATCGCGCCGGATCTGGTCGCGATCCCGAACAAGGGTTTCGACCTCAAGTCCGGGTTCAAAGCCGACGCCGAGATCTTCGATACCGGCCCACGAAACGGGATGCACAGCTTCGACGACACGTCGCTGTACATCGACGACCCGGACGCGACGATCGAAAACGCCGACCTGTTCGACATCACGCCGACGATCCTCGACCTCATGGACGTCGACTACGGCCGCAGCGAGTTCGACGGCGCGAGCCTGCTCTGA
- a CDS encoding DUF371 domain-containing protein: MEEVIHARGHEHVSAEHASTFEVTTDDYLTPAGDCILAIEADRAPADFDPDFAAACRDADAAITVTVEANGHRESVTGRGNPDLEFTSERSAVGRTSDYVDDRTIVNGAEFAAEGFDRDLVAALADGAEATVTISVE, encoded by the coding sequence ATGGAAGAAGTCATCCACGCTCGCGGCCACGAGCACGTCAGCGCCGAGCACGCGAGCACGTTCGAGGTGACGACCGACGACTATCTCACCCCCGCGGGCGACTGTATCCTCGCGATCGAAGCCGATCGCGCCCCCGCGGACTTCGATCCCGACTTCGCCGCGGCCTGCCGGGACGCCGACGCGGCGATCACGGTTACTGTAGAGGCCAACGGCCACCGCGAGTCGGTGACGGGGCGGGGCAACCCCGACCTCGAGTTCACCAGCGAGCGCAGCGCGGTCGGACGGACGAGCGACTACGTCGACGATCGGACGATCGTAAACGGTGCCGAGTTCGCGGCCGAGGGGTTCGACCGCGACCTCGTCGCGGCGCTGGCCGACGGTGCCGAAGCGACGGTGACGATCAGCGTCGAGTGA
- a CDS encoding endonuclease III domain-containing protein, producing MSDDPEPAVNISGGTEGGGAAAEFDPATADTRAETVVDRLGNLFWEKTYGGRDAFTCLVRTILSQNTSDTASQPAHDALIDRYDADGVDLAESLANAERSQLAETISSAGLYNQKSETLIQTGEWVREEFGSAAAFDDFVKDEEPAIVRDTLLSVRGVGPKTADCVLLFAGGRGGVFPVDTHVHRIYRRMGIAPPEADHEVVREVLEQDVPAAKCGFGHTATIQFGREYCTARNPACLEDPDACPMADLCEQVGVYPATDEVVDPAETLE from the coding sequence ATGAGCGACGATCCGGAGCCCGCCGTCAACATCAGCGGCGGCACGGAGGGCGGCGGCGCAGCGGCCGAGTTCGACCCCGCGACGGCCGACACCCGCGCGGAGACGGTCGTCGACCGACTCGGAAACCTGTTCTGGGAAAAGACGTACGGCGGGCGGGACGCCTTCACCTGTCTCGTCCGGACGATCCTGAGTCAGAATACCAGCGATACGGCGAGCCAGCCGGCGCACGACGCGTTGATCGACCGATACGACGCCGACGGCGTCGATCTCGCGGAGTCGCTCGCGAACGCCGAACGATCGCAACTCGCCGAGACGATCAGTTCCGCAGGACTCTACAACCAGAAATCGGAAACACTCATCCAGACCGGCGAGTGGGTCCGCGAGGAGTTCGGCTCCGCCGCAGCGTTCGACGACTTCGTCAAAGACGAGGAGCCGGCGATCGTCCGCGACACGCTCCTCTCCGTCCGCGGCGTCGGGCCGAAGACTGCCGACTGCGTCCTGCTGTTCGCGGGCGGTCGCGGCGGCGTCTTCCCCGTCGATACGCACGTCCATCGGATCTACCGTCGCATGGGGATCGCACCGCCCGAAGCCGACCACGAGGTGGTCCGCGAGGTCCTCGAGCAGGACGTCCCCGCCGCGAAGTGTGGCTTCGGCCACACGGCAACCATCCAGTTCGGCCGCGAGTACTGCACGGCGCGCAACCCGGCCTGTCTCGAAGATCCCGACGCCTGCCCCATGGCCGACCTGTGCGAGCAGGTCGGCGTCTATCCCGCGACGGACGAGGTCGTCGATCCCGCCGAGACG